CGCCCTTGCCTTCTTTTAGACTACCCGTCCAATGCGCTTTTGCTGTACGTTTCATTTTTTCCTGTATTAAAATTTGATTGCCGATATTGACAATGCAAAATTGAAATACAAAAACCGGAGGGGTTTGGCGAATCGGGTCAATTATTTGGTATTTTGGTTCAAGCGGTACTGAGTGGGCGTTGCACCGTATTTATCGTGAAAGCTTTTTGTGAAATTTGCCAGATCATTAAATCCGCATTCAAAAGCAATGTCTGTAATGCGGTTATCAGATGCTAAAAGCAGATCAGCAGCCTTTTCAAGCCTTTGGGTCTTAATATAATTTGCAGGCGTATCATTATACAATTTTGCAAATTCTCTTTTAAATGAAGAAACGCTTAAGTTGGTTTTACGTGCCAGATCTTCAACACCAACCTGTAGAAAAAGATTCGCTTCTATTATTTGTTTGAAAGTATAGGTAGCCGGCGAAAAAAGCTGGGACAATACTACTTGTATGGTTTCTGCATTTCGTGTTTGTGATAGCAACAAGATGATCTCCTTCAATTTCAAAATTAAAATATCATCATTTATCAAAGAGGGATTTTCAAAATAAAACAACAGGCCTTCAATATATTTCTGTATCAAAAAATCATTATTTATTCTTTCGCTTGCCAGGTTGGATATTGCATTACGGGGCTGTTGAAGCAATAGGGGAAGTTCTCTTTCATAGATCTTTTTTAAGATATCCGGATGGAAAGTAACTATCACAATTTCACCGTTGGTGTTTAAATCAGAATTGTGTATCCTGCTTCCGGAATGGATGCAATTTAGAAACAATGAATAATTAGTGGGAATATTGATATGCTCATCATCAAACTGATATTGCATCTCACCTGCTAACATATATAAAAAGCAGGCTTGTTCTGAAACAGGGAAAGCAAATTCAAAAGGTGGTTTTAATACCACCTTTTGAATGAACGATCTTCCAAACAGATCAATCTTTTTATAGTCAATCACCATCTTCTATCATTAAACTGTTGATAAAGAACGGATTTTTTATTGAAAGATTTGCCCCGTTCTTATGCCCCTGTCGCTTTTCACCACTGGAATTTCGGGCAGGTTTATGACTCAGGCCTCTACAAGGCGGTTCACCTTACCAGCCAGTTCAACCGTCATTTCGGCCAGCCTGTTGGAAATGCCTACTTCATTATCGTACCAGGATACAATTTTCACCAGTTTGTCGATTGAACGGGTTAAGGTGCCATCAACAATAGAAGAGTGCGTATTACCCAGTATATCAGCCGATACTAATGGCTCTTCAGTATACTCCAGTACGCCTTTCAATGTAGTGGCTGCATGGTGTTTTAGAAATTCATTGATCTCCTGGGCAGATGCACGCTTCATCAGGTTCAGCGACATATCGGCTATTGAACCATCGATCACAGGTACACGGTAGGAAAAACCATCCATCTTTCCTTTCAGTCCGGGTAACACTTCACCAATCGCCTTCGCAGCACCGGTGGTGGTGGGAATGATGGATTGCGTGGCCGCCCTTGCCCTTCTGAAATCTTTATGTGGTCCGTCCTGCAGCATCTGGTCCATGGTAAATGCATGCACCGTGCTCATGAAGCCCGATTCAATACCATATTCTTTATCGATCAGGTATAATACCGGCGCTATACAGTTAGTGGTGCATGAGGCTGTAGAAAGGATTTCATCCTCTTCTGTGATCTGGTCGTTATTCACGCCCATTACAATTGTTTTCACATTACCGGTGGCAGGTGCAGTGATCAATACTTTTTTTGCGCCGGCTGTGATATGTAATTGTGCGCCTTCTCTCTGCGTAAAACGGCCGGTTGATTCAATCACCACATCTATCTGCAGATCCTTCCATGGCAATTTTTCCGGAGCACGCTCACTCAGCAATAAGATCTTCTGGTCATTCACCACAATATATTGATCCTGTAACGCTACGGTACCGGCAAACTTTCCGTGCGAGGTGTCGTATTTAAAAAGATGCGTTAACAGTTGACTGTCTGTAAGGTCATTGATGGCCACTACTTCTATGCCTTTCTTGTTCAGCAACGCTCTTAAGGTCATTCTGCCGATGCGTCCGAATCCATTAATAGCTACTTTCATAATATTATATTTTTAAGTTAATTCTCTATTGCGTGCATAGAAGTTCTGAAAGAACGGCGGTAATCGCTGGGGGACATATTCATGTGCCTGATGAATGTGCGGCGCATGGATATCAATCCGCCCATTCCACATTTCTCTGCGATCTGGTCTATGCTCAGATCGCTGTCTTCCAGGTACCGGCGTGCCACTTCAACCCGTACTTTCTCTACAAATTTGGCAGGCGTAACGCCGGTTTCTTTCAGGAATACCCGGGCGAAATTGCGTACGCTCATATTGCTATGCTGTGCCAGGTGCTCTATACTCAGGTCTTCTTCCAGGTGCCGGATCATCCAGGTATATAACTTTCCGCCCATGGAGTTTTCCTGCCGGTATATTTCAGGCAGTCTGCTAAACTGCGCCTGGTACCCGGGCCGCTTCAGGGGCAATATCAGCTTGCGTGCAATATGCAATGCCACTTCCGGGCCATGGTCTTCTTCCACCAATGCAAGCGCCAGATCAATGCCAGAGGATACGCCTCCCGAAGTATATATATTGGCATCGCGGGTAAAGAAAGGATCGGTATCCACCTTTATCCCGGGATAACGCTGCTGAAATTGCTGGCTGTATTCCCAATGGGTGGTAGCTTGTTTCCCATCCAGAACACCTGCTTCAGCCAGGGCATAAGCGCCTAAGCAAACAGAACAGATGCGGTTGAGCTTCGGATAGATGTCCTTCAGCCATCTGAAAAAACGCTCCCCATTCT
This DNA window, taken from Chitinophaga niabensis, encodes the following:
- the gap gene encoding type I glyceraldehyde-3-phosphate dehydrogenase — translated: MKVAINGFGRIGRMTLRALLNKKGIEVVAINDLTDSQLLTHLFKYDTSHGKFAGTVALQDQYIVVNDQKILLLSERAPEKLPWKDLQIDVVIESTGRFTQREGAQLHITAGAKKVLITAPATGNVKTIVMGVNNDQITEEDEILSTASCTTNCIAPVLYLIDKEYGIESGFMSTVHAFTMDQMLQDGPHKDFRRARAATQSIIPTTTGAAKAIGEVLPGLKGKMDGFSYRVPVIDGSIADMSLNLMKRASAQEINEFLKHHAATTLKGVLEYTEEPLVSADILGNTHSSIVDGTLTRSIDKLVKIVSWYDNEVGISNRLAEMTVELAGKVNRLVEA
- a CDS encoding helix-turn-helix domain-containing protein, encoding MVIDYKKIDLFGRSFIQKVVLKPPFEFAFPVSEQACFLYMLAGEMQYQFDDEHINIPTNYSLFLNCIHSGSRIHNSDLNTNGEIVIVTFHPDILKKIYERELPLLLQQPRNAISNLASERINNDFLIQKYIEGLLFYFENPSLINDDILILKLKEIILLLSQTRNAETIQVVLSQLFSPATYTFKQIIEANLFLQVGVEDLARKTNLSVSSFKREFAKLYNDTPANYIKTQRLEKAADLLLASDNRITDIAFECGFNDLANFTKSFHDKYGATPTQYRLNQNTK
- a CDS encoding GlxA family transcriptional regulator, yielding MARTKKKLIIVVPMPGIFLLDVAGPSDVFAAADRILDGNGGYEILLASPLNTKKIPTKSGIDLHCAVTVTTISQPIDTLIIAGFSMPLLENGERFFRWLKDIYPKLNRICSVCLGAYALAEAGVLDGKQATTHWEYSQQFQQRYPGIKVDTDPFFTRDANIYTSGGVSSGIDLALALVEEDHGPEVALHIARKLILPLKRPGYQAQFSRLPEIYRQENSMGGKLYTWMIRHLEEDLSIEHLAQHSNMSVRNFARVFLKETGVTPAKFVEKVRVEVARRYLEDSDLSIDQIAEKCGMGGLISMRRTFIRHMNMSPSDYRRSFRTSMHAIEN